From Ailuropoda melanoleuca isolate Jingjing chromosome 8, ASM200744v2, whole genome shotgun sequence, a single genomic window includes:
- the LOC100472545 gene encoding olfactory receptor 10X1, with protein sequence MQTMKVNQTVLNEFVLVGFSVYPHVQIFLFVVFLCLYLLTLTGNLAIMGLTWVDRSLHTPMYLFLRALSLSETCYTLAIIPKMLADLRTGHRSISVVGCGLQMCFFLGLGGTNCIVLTLMGYDRFLAICNPLRYPLLMTDVVCGQLVASAWAGGFLISLIETVLIFRASFCSPNLVKHFFCHMRAVVRLSCADRALTESIVTAISVSGLTGTFLLILITYVFVLSTVFRIPSAEGKRKAFSTCASHLTVVIVHFGFAAIVYLKPEASGGDDTLMAVPYTVITPFLSPLIFSLRNKDMKNALRKVLGKRSFLNK encoded by the coding sequence atgcaaacaatgaagGTCAACCAGACGGTCCTGAACGAATTCGTTCTTGTTGGCTTTTCCGTGTACCCACACGTGCAGATATTCCTCTTCGTGGTTTTCCTTTGCCTCTACCTTCTCACCCTCACAGGTAACCTGGCCATCATGGGTCTAACCTGGGTGGACAGATCTCTCCACACCCCTATGTACCTCTTCCTTAGGGCCCTCTCTTTGTCCGAGACTTGCTACACACTGGCCATCATCCCCAAGATGCTGGCAGATCTGCGGACTGGGCACAGAAGCATCTCAGTCGTGGGGTGTGGCTTGCAGATGTGTTTCTTCTTGGGACTCGGTGGCACCAATTGCATCGTCCTCACCTTGATGGGATATGACCGCTTTCTGGCCATCTGCAACCCTCTCAGATATCCACTGCTTATGACCGACGTGGTGTGTGGTCAACTTGTGGCCTCCGCGTGGGCTGGAGGCTTCCTTATCTCTCTTATAGAGACTGTGCTGATATTCAGGGCCTCCTTCTGCAGCCCCAACCTTGTCAAACACTTCTTCTGCCACATGCGGGCGGTGGTGAGGCTGTCCTGTGCAGACAGGGCCCTCACAGAATCCATTGTGACGGCGATCTCAGTGTCAGGCTTGACGGGCACCTTCCTTCTCATCCTCATCACTTACGTGTTCGTTCTCTCCACCGTCTTCAGGATCCCGTCAGCCGAGGGCAAGCGGAAGGCCTTCTCTACCTGCGCCTCACATCTCACAGTGGTCATTGTCCACTTCGGCTTTGCAGCTATTGTCTATCTGAAGCCAGAAGCCTCGGGAGGAGATGACACGCTCATGGCGGTCCCTTACACGGTCATCACTCCTTTCCTCAGCCCCCTCATTTTCAGCCTCAGGAATAAGGACATGAAGAATGCCTTAAGGAAGGTGCTGGGAAAGAGGagtttcttgaataaataa
- the LOC100472296 gene encoding LOW QUALITY PROTEIN: olfactory receptor 6P1 (The sequence of the model RefSeq protein was modified relative to this genomic sequence to represent the inferred CDS: inserted 2 bases in 1 codon) yields MGNLSGGHIAEFVLVGFPTSPPLQLLLFVLFLAIYLLTLLENALIVSTIWLTPTLHRPMYFFLAHLSFLELWYVNVTVPRLLGAFLTQDRRVSYXGCMTQLYFFIALACTECVLLAGMAYDRYLAVCEPLRYPSLMPSSLTLRLAASSWGSGFFSSMMKLLFISRLSYCGPNIINHFFCDISPLLNLTCSDKEQAELQAELVDFLLALVMILLPLLAVVSSYAAIIAAIVRIPTAQGRRKAFSTCASHLAVVVIYYSSTLFTYARPRAMYTFNHNKIISVLYTVIVPFLNPAIYCLRNKEVNDALRKLVLGRCHSSRDVPD; encoded by the exons ATGGGAAATTTGAGTGGAGGCCACATAGCAGAGTTTGTTTTGGTGGGCTTCCCTACCTCTCCACCCCTCCAGTTACTCCTCTTCGTCCTCTTCCTTGCAATTTACCTGTTGACACTGCTGGAGAACGCACTCATCGTTTCCACAATCTGGCTCACTCCAACCCTTCACCGCCCGATGTACTTCTTCCTTGCCCATCTCTCCTTCTTGGAGCTGTGGTACGTCAATGTCACAGTTCCCCGTCTTTTGGGAGCATTTCTTACCCAGGACCGTAGAGTCTCCTA AGGCTGCATGACCCAGCTCTACTTCTTCATTGCCCTGGCCTGTACCGAATGTGTCCTGCTCGCGggcatggcctatgaccgctaccTGGCCGTCTGTGAGCCCCTCCGCTATCCTAGTCTCATGCCCTCCAGCCTGACCCTTCGTCTTGCTGCTTCGTCTTGGGGCAGTGGTTTCTTCAGCTCCATGATGAAGCTTCTTTTCATTTCCCGACTGTCCTACTGTGGACCCAACATCATCAACCACTTTTTCTGTGATATCTCTCCCCTACTCAACCTCACCTGCTCTGACAAGGAGCAAGCAGAACTA CAAGCAGAACTAGTAGACTTCCTCTTGGCCCTCGTGATGATTCTGCTGCCTCTATTGGCTGTGGTTTCATCATATGCTGCCATCATTGCCGCCATTGTGAGAATTCCTACTGCCCAGGGACGTCGcaaagccttctccacctgcgCCTCTCACCTGGCAGTGGTTGTCATCTACTATTCCTCTACCCTCTTCACCTACGCGCGGCCCCGCGCCATGTACACCTTCAACCACAACAAGATCATTTCCGTGCTCTATACGGTCATTGTACCATTCCTCAACCCTGCCATCTACTGCCTGAGGAACAAGGAGGTGAATGATGCTCTCAGAAAGTTGGTCCTGGGCAGATGCCACTCTTCTAGGGATGTCCCAGATTGA